The proteins below are encoded in one region of Thermothelomyces thermophilus ATCC 42464 chromosome 1, complete sequence:
- a CDS encoding glycoside hydrolase family 16 protein (CAZy_ID 268018) has translation MAKDSVRHLAAVLAAAALVAVARGGNSNNNNNNNPLTTDSDCQCYKTNGTAASYFSHHRFFDFGSLHRYVNVTKPIDDFRANAEAPPTSSYFLRPEFADTWDIQRWDNTELMALNDETINDATIKMVNSPNNIYIEHDDDDDDDDDGQATHLTLRTVRHAAGFQSAAEIESLSKGFRYLSVRMRARTRGARGAVTAMFTYRDPPPGQGQGPDDDYVAQTQEADLEILTREDEPPTRVQYTNQPSWDEAGDIPEATRNVTLPRGRRWTDWVDYRMDWTPGSSTWYVDGQPAARITFQAPRDPLQVIFNAWSDGGTWSGRMPVGAEAFLQIKWIEIVYNTTDKHPGSSGGGGKAKEEEDAEPEAGCRKVCSIDETSRIGTPVLLSAGTSAVAVSALPWLSALLTVCACFMLC, from the coding sequence ATGGCCAAGGACTCGGTCCGCCATCTCGCCGCCGTtctcgccgcggccgccttgGTCGCGGTGGCCCGGGGcggtaatagtaataataacaataaTAATAATCCCCTGACAACGGACTCGGACTGCCAATGCTACAAAACCAACGGGACGGCAGCCAGCTACTTCTCACACCACCGGTTCTTCGACTTTGGCTCGCTCCACCGGTACGTCAATGTCACGAAACCGATTGACGACTTTCGGGCCAACGCCGAGGCGCCGCCCACGAGCTCCTACTTCCTGCGCCCCGAGTTCGCCGACACGTGGGACATTCAGAGGTGGGACAACACGGAGCTCATGGCGCTGAACGACGAGACGATCAACGACGCGACCATCAAGATGGTCAACAGCCCCAACAACATCTACATCGagcacgacgacgacgacgacgacgacgacgacgggcaGGCGACGCACCTGACGCTGCGGACGGTCCGGCACGCGGCCGGGTTCCAGTCTGCGGCCGAGATCGAGTCGCTCAGCAAGGGGTTCCGCTACCTCTCGGTGCGGATGCGGGCGCGCACGAGGGGGGCCCGCGGGGCGGTGACGGCCATGTTCACGTACCGGGACCCGCCGCCGGGGCAGGGGCAGGGGCCCGACGACGACTACGTGGCGCAGACGCAGGAGGCGGACCTGGAGATCCTGACGCGGGAGGACGAGCCGCCGACGCGGGTGCAGTACACGAACCAGCCGTCGTGGGACGAGGCCGGCGACATCCCCGAGGCGACGCGCAACGTGACGCTCCCGCGCGGCCGCCGGTGGACCGACTGGGTCGACTACCGGATGGACTGGACGCCCGGGAGCAGCACGTGGTACGTCGACGGGCAGCCGGCCGCCCGCATCACCTTCCAGGCGCCGCGCGACCCGCTGCAGGTCATCTTCAACGCCTGGAGCGACGGCGGCACCTGGTCCGGGCGCATGCCCGTCGGCGCCGAGGCTTTCCTGCAGATCAAGTGGATCGAGATTGTCTACAACACCACGGACAAGCACCCCGGCAgcagcggtggcggcggcaaggccaaggaggaggaggatgcgGAGCCGGAGGCGGGATGCCGCAAGGTGTGCAGCATCGACGAGACAAGCAGGATCGGCACGCCGGTGCTGTTGTCGGCGGGCACCAGCGCCGTTGCAGTCTCGGCGTTGCCCTGGCTGTCCGCGTTGTTGACAGTCTGTGCCTGCTTCATGCTGTGCTGA